Sequence from the uncultured Flavobacterium sp. genome:
GCGGTGTGAAAATTGCTTTTCCTGCCACTTTTGAAAATGATAAAGTAAAAGGGAATGTATTATTGTACAGACCTTCAAACAAGAAATTTGATTTTGATACCCAAATAGCTTTGACAAATTCTGCTGTGCTTATTCCGCAAAAGAAGTTGATTAAAGGGCGTTGGGATGTTAATATGGAATGGGAATATAAAGGAACAAAATACCTTTCGAAAGAAGTGATTTATGTGAATTAATAGGATGTTTTTCTAACAGAGAGATTATATTGATTCACACAGTTTTTTTTGGAAAAGTATCTAATGTTGGATTGGGATATATAGTTCCTACGGGACAAAAGAGTATTATATGATTCTTTTTTGCCGACATGTTATCTCTACGAGATATACTTTGTTAACGTTTATAAATGGAGCTATTCTTTAAAATGTTTTAATCTCTGAAGAATATACTCCGTTAGGAGTTGTATATCGGTAGAAAAAATAATTCGCATTAAAAAAATGTCCTGGAGGGACTAGACCATATAAATTGATATTTAATTGGAATAAAAAAACAATCACTTTTAATCCAATTAATCTGTGGCAAAAAAGAAAAATATATAGCAAATGTTGTACTCAGCTTTTATATTAGGATTAATTAGTAGTTTGCACTGCATAGGAATGTGTGGTCCAATTGCTATGATGTTACCGGTAGACCGACAAAATGAAGCTAAGCGAGTAACTCAAATTATAACCTATCATTTAGGTCGTTTGACAGCTTATGCGACAATAGGTTTGATTTTTGGTTTATTAGGAAGAGGTTTTTTTCTCGCAGGATTACAGCAAAAAATGTCAATTTTTATTGGCGTAGCAATGATAATCGTGGTTTTAATTCCGGAGAAAGTTTTTTCGAAGTATAATTTCTCAAAACCTGTTTATAAAGTCATTTCTAAAATAAAATCAAGTCTGGGAAATCAATTTAAAAAGAAAACTTATAAATCTCTTTTTACAATTGGATTATTAAATGGCTTTTTGCCTTGCGGAATGGTTTACGTAGCTTTGTTTGGTGCTATTGCTATGCAAAGTGCTAGTTTTGGAGTTTTGTATATGATCTTATTTGGTTTGGGAACAATGCCGCTTATGACAATTGTAGTATATGTAAATTCGTTGATAAAACTTCCTTTTAGAAATAAAATACAAAAAGCAATTCCTTACGTTGCTGTTATTATTGGAGTATTATTTATCCTTAGAGGACTTGGATTAGGAATTCCTTATATTTCTCCATCAAATATGAGTTTGTTTGTACAAGGAACTCCTAACTGTCATTAAACCGTCATTGAAAACAAATTAGTTTCCGGTGATTTTCTTTTTAGATGTAAATCAAAAGCCATACAAATATTTCGAACGAATGGTTTTCCTGCTTCCTTGATTTTAATCTTATCTTCTTCTATTACTATTAATTGATCGTTTTCTATTTCTTTTAGATCCAATAAAACACTCGGAAGTTCTTGAAAATATAAGGATTCATTAGACCAGGAAGTTTCAAATTCGCAGGTTAAGTTCAAGATATGTTTTCGAATAATCAAATCTTCATTATCTAAAATATGCCCTTTCACAATTGGAAGTTTGTCCCATTCTAACAACTGATAATAATCTTCCAGATTTTTTGTGTTTTGAGCAAAACTATACCAACTGTCACTTATAGAAGAAACGCCTAAACCAATCATCAATTGAGTTTTTGAAGCGCTATATCCCATAAAATTTCGATGCAGTTTTTTATTTTGCGTCGCTTTATGTAAACTATCAGATTCTAAAGCAAAATGGTCCATACCAATTTCGTCATAGCCATTTTTAGAAAGCAGTTGTTTTCCAACTTCATATAATTGTCTCTTTTCAGCATCTTTCGGAAGGTTTTCATCATTGAAACCACGTTGTCCGTTTCCTTTAATCCAAGGCACGTGTGCATAACTGTAAAATGCAAGACGATCTGGTTTAAGAGAATTTGTTTTTTCGATTGTATCTGTAACATCTTCAATAGTTTGAAAAGGTAATCCAAATATAATATCATGACCAATAGAAGTATAACCAATTTGTTTGGCCCAAAAAGTCACCTTCGCAACATTGTGAAAAGGTTGTATTCTATGTATTGCTTTCTGTACTTTTTCGGAATAATCCTGAACACCTAAACTTACTCGGCGAAAGCCTAAATCGTATAATTTTTTGAGTTGTTCGTAAGTTGTATTATTAGGATGACCTTCAAAACTGAATTCATAATTTTCGGCCTTATTGGCAAAACTGAAAATGCCATTTATAAGATGTTCTAAATTCTTTTCCGAAAAAAAAGTTGGAGTTCCTCCGCCTAAATGTATTTCTTTTATAATTGGCTTTTCGGATAATAATTTACAATATAAGCTCCATTCTTTTAAAAGCGCTTTTATATAAGTTTCTTCTACAGAATGATTTTTTGTAATTCGTTTATTGCAACCACAAAAAGTACACATGCTTTCGCAGAATGGTAAATGAATATACAAACTTATTCCGCTTTGTGAATTGCTTTCTGTAAATGCTTTTTGAAAAGATTCTATCCATTTTTCTGTTGTAAAACAGGCTTCATTCCAATAAGGAACCGTTGGATAACTCGTATATCTGGGACCTGGGACATTGTATTTTTGGGTCAGTGAGATTTTCATAAAAGACGGATTTTGTGTCTTTCAAAATTAGAGTTTACCTGTAAGAGATAAAATGACAAATGTCATGTAATTAACAAAAAAAAGAGACTCATAATGAGCCTCTTTTCTGAATTAAATAACTAACGTGAAATAGAATCTTGGATGATTTTAAGCCATTTTTTAGCAAACATATGATCCTGATAAGCGCTTATTTGTTTGATGCGATCATCGTCAAAATCATAGAATGGAATTGTAATTTTTTTAGAAGTTTCCTTTTCCTGAAATTCAAAATCAATTTTCAAGATTGTATCTGAATTTCCATCATTGGTTAAAACTATTTTACAAGAAGAAACACTTTTTAAATCTAAATAAGTTGACTCTTGTTGATTTGGATTAAAATTCATTAAAATAAACCTTCTGTTTTTTTGATCTATTGTAAGCGTTTTGTTGCTTTGAGATTCTGTTAAATCAAAATCTTCAGGATGTGTTGAATTGAACTTCTTTTTTATGTTTAAAATCTTTGTTTTGTTTGCAGCGCTCGATCGAGCAGAAAAATAAACGGGTACGGCTACAATGATAGCAATCACGAGACCAATTATGGTTACACTTGTTTCCATTTTTGTTTTTAAAATTTGATAAATAATATGAAATGATAAATTGTTTTCAGAAAGAAAATAATTTACTTAGTTTAGAAGAAATAGGCTCTTCTGATTAGAATTTCATGTATTTGTCTACCAAAAAAAATGGAAAGGATAGAGCATAAGTAAGACCTTTTTGCTCTGAGTCAGAAATTGATTTGCAAAGTTTGATGTTGATTTTACTGCTTTGTGCTGCGGAATCACCATCAATACAGCATCAAACCATTTATTTAGAATAGATGGATTTGTTTTTAAGTTTGCTGCAAATTGATAACTGGTTTGTGGCTGAATAAAAGCCAAAGAATCTGAAGAATCAATAGAGAAATTGGAATCCGTTTTTTGATTTTCGGTTTCTTGATAGTCACTTTTTTGCACAGCCAATTCGTTTGCTTGACAAGCAAAGAAGGCAATGATCACAAGTGATACAAAAATAACGGTTTTACGAATCCAATTCATGGTGGCGAATTTAACTCATAAATGACAATTAAAGAAATTTTAAAGAATTAATTAACTTTAAAAGTAAGGTTATTATTTTATCCTCAAGATTTTACTAGTACCATTGAGGATAAAATAAGGTTATTGTTGCATTTTGAAATAATAATCAGCCGAACGTTTTCCACTTCCATAGAACAAGAAAAATACGCAAATTAGTAAAACCACAATTGCCAGAATTAAGTTTTCAGAGTGCATATGTCCCATGAAGTTTACTAGAATTGCTCCAAAAAGTATTGGTAGCTGAGCTGCAATTGCCCATCTTGTAAGTAACCCAAAAACAATCATAATACCTCCAATCATGTGGGCCGGCGCGATATAATGCAGTAAAAACATTCCGCCTCCGAATCTATCAATTGGAGAAATTAAATCATGCAGATATTGAACGTTTGTTACAAATGAAACTCCTTTCATAAATAAAAAAACACCCAATACAATACGTACTAAATCTACTGGTAAATAAGTGTGCGCATTTGCCCATTTATTCAAACTTTTTACATTTTCCATGATACTACGTGATTAAAAATTATAAATAAAGTTACTAATTTTTAATGATATATTTATTTTTAAGTACCTGAAAATAAGTTTTTTACTTTTTATTTAACGTATTTTGATATTATCCGAAATTCTAAACTTGAATAACGCCCAAATTAAATGGTTTTTGAATAGGAGCGTGGTTTGCAGCTTCGATTCCCATAGAAATCCATGTTCTGGTATCTAAAGGATCAATAATCGCATCTGTCCACAATCTTGAAGCCGCATAATAAGGTGAAGTTTGCTCGTCGTAACGTGCTTTAATTTTATTAAAAAGCTCAGTTTCTTTGGCTTCGTCTACAATTTCTCCTTTTGCTTTAAGCGAAGAAGCTTCGATTTGTGCCAAAACTTTTGCAGCCTGAGTTCCGCCCATAACAGCAAGTTCTGCACTTGGCCACGCAAAAATTAATCTTGGATCATAAGCTTTACCGCACATTGCATAATTTCCTGCTCCGTATGAGTTTCCAACAATTACAGTAAATTTTGGTACAACCGAATTACTTACCGCATTTACCATTTTGGCACCGTCTTTTATAATTCCGCCCTGTTCAGATTTCGATCCAACCATGAAACCGGTAACGTCTTGTAGAAAAACCAGTGGAATTTTCTTTTGGTTACAATTAGCAATAAAACGAGTTGCTTTATCAGCGCTATCTGAGTAGATTACGCCACCAAATTGCATTTCGCCTTTTTTGGTTTTTACAACTTTTCGTTGATTGGCAACAATTCCGACTGCCCAACCGTCAATTCTTGCATAACCGGTAATTATAGTTTGACCGTAACCATCTTTGTAAGCTTCAAATTCTGAATTATCGACCAACCGATTGATGATTTCCATCATGTCATATTGCTCGTTTCTAGCTTTTGGCAAGATTCCATAAATATCTTTTGGCTCAAGCGTTGGTTTTTCTGCTTTTATTCGGCTATAGCCAGCTTTGTCAAAATCACCAATTTTATCAACTATATTTTTTATTTTATCCAGAGCGTCTTTGTCGTCTTTGGCTTTATAATCAGTTACGCCTGAAATTTCGCAATGTGTAGTTGCACCGCCTAAAGTTTCATTATCGATTGTTTCTCCAATTGCAGCTTTAACCAAATAACTTCCGGCAAGGAAAATACTTCCGGTTTTATCTACAATTAGCGCTTCATCGCTCATAATTGGCAAATAAGCACCTCCGGCAACACAACTTCCCATAACGGCCGCAATTTGTGTAATTCCCATACTGCTCATTTGAGCATTATTTCTAAAAATACGTCCAAAGTGTTCTTTATCAGGAAAAATTTCATCCTGAAGCGGTAAATAAACGCCTGCACTATCCACTAAATAGATAATAGGTAATCTATTTTCCATCGCAATTTCTTGTGCACGCAGGTTTTTCTTTCCTGTGATAGGAAACCACGCTCCGGCTTTTACAGTTGCATCATTAGCAACCACAATGCATTGTTTTCCTTTTATATATCCTATTTTTATAACAACACCACCAGATGGACATCCGCCGTGTTCTGCGTACATTCCTTCGCCAACGAAACCTCCAATTTCTATACTTTTAGAATTTTCATCTAATAAATACTCAATACGTTCGCGAGCAGTCATTTTACCTTCGGCATGTAGCTTTTCGATGCGTTTTTCACCTCCGCCTAATTTTACTTTGGCAAATTTTTGTTTTAGTTCAGAAAGTAATAGTTTATTGTGATCTTCGTTTTTATTGAAGTTTAAATCCATAATATATTGATGTTTTTACAAAATAGTGTTGGCTAATTTACAAAATCAATTGAAACTGACATCATAAAATATATTCTTCGGATGAAATAAAAGTAAGTTTCTGATATTAAAAAAACGAATAATTTATGCGGGAAAGCCAAATAAAGAATAAGTCGTTTTTTTTATCTTAATTTGTTGTTTCATACTAATTAGTATCTTTTATGTCAAAAGCAGCAAATACAAGACTTACAATTCTCCAGAAAGCATTTGAATTGATTTATTCGAAAGGATATCAAACCACGAGTATTGATGAAATTATTGCGACAACCCAAGTAACCAAAGGTGCTTTTTATTACCATTTTAAAACAAAAGATGAAATGGGAGTTGCTATTATTGAAGAGATTTTGAAACCTACGATGTTGGGAAGCTTTATAAAACCAATAGAAAATTCAGAAAATCCAATTGAGGATTTTTATAATATGATTTTTTATTTGTTGCTTGAAGATCCTTTATTGGAAGTAAAATATGGTTGTCCAGTTGGAAATCTGACTCAGGAAATGACGCCTTGGAACAATCAATTTAGTCTGGCTTTGTCAGAGTTGGTAAACCAATGGATGATGACAATAGAAAAAGCAATTGTAAGAGCGCAAACTTTAGGATTAGTCAGAAAAGAGGTGAATGGCGAACAAGTAGCTTTTTTTATCATGTCTGGCTATTGGGGAATACGTAATTTTGGAAAACTACAGGATAGTAATTCCTGTTATATTGTTTATTTAAAGGAGTTTAGGAATTATCTAAATAGCTTGAAATAAATTTATATTCAAAAACATACTAACTAGTATGTTTTTGAATATATTTGCATTGTCTTAATCAAAAAACAATGTATCAATCACTTTTATTTTGCCATTCTGCTTTGCGATGGTTTGTGTTAGTAAGCTTATTATACTCCATTTTTCGAGCTTACAAAGGTTATAACTTGAAACGACCTTTTACTAAAACTGATAATTCGGTCCGACATTGGACTGCTACAATCGCACATATTCAGCTTACTTTAGGAATTCTTATTTATGTACAAAGTCCGATAGTGAAATACTTTTGGAAAAACTTTAAAGAAGGAATTAAAAATACCGATGCCGCTTTTTTCGGAATACTTCATATTGTTTTAATGCTTTCCGCAATTGTTTTGATCACGATTGGTTCGGCTTTAGCCAAAAGAAAACAAAATGACAGTGATAAGTTTAAAACAATGCTGTTTTGGTTTTTTATCGCTTTATTGATCATTTTTATCGCGATTCCGTGGCCATTTTCTCCTTTAGCAAACAGACCTTATTTTAGATAACATTTTATGAAAAATTTACTGCAAACAAATACCGGAAGATTACGAATTATTGGATTTCTGGAAGGAACATCTTTATTGATATTATTATTTATAGCTGTTCCGCTGAAATATATTTTTGGAATGCCATTTTTAACAAGACCCGTTGGTACAGTTCATGGCGCTTTATTTCTACTCTTTATTTTTAATGCTTTAAGCGTAGGAGTAGAGCAAAATTGGAGATTTGCAACGACGACCTGGAAAGTGCTTTTGGCTTGTATTATTCCGTTTGGAACTTTTTATATTGATCATAAAATTTTAAGCAAAATAAAAGTGAAATCTGAAAATTAAATCAACTTAAAAGAATTCAAAAGATGGTTTTAGTATTTAAAACAAATGTAGATTCTGTTTCGAAAGTGAAAAGAATTGCTCCAAAACTGAATCGGTTATTTCCAAAAACAAAATGGAATTTTGATCTTGAAGATTGTGATCGTATTTTACGACTTGAATCGGATAATGATATTATAAAGGAGATTATTGTTCTAATGAAAGTATTAGGGTTTAACTGTGAAGCTTTGTAAATAGTCTTTTTTAGAATCAATACAAAAACTGTTGAGCTATAAAAATTAAGGATGAATTTAACCGCAAAGCACGCAAAGGTTTTTATCCCATAAATATGCATAGTAAACGCAAAGTTCGCAAAGCTTTGTGTTGATAAAGCTTTGTGTTGATAAAGCTTTGCGAACTTTGCGTTTGTATAAAACCACGTAATAAAAAAAACTTTGCGCGCTTTGCGGTTAAAATAATAAGTCAATACAAAATGTTTTATGTTTCTGCACAGGTTGATCCCTTTTTATAATTGTGAAATAGGCATAAAAAAACCAGAAGATAGCTTCTGGTTTTTTATATATAAATGTTATTTAGATTATTTTTTAGAATCGCAAACCATTCTTTTCAAGATTGCCCATTGTTTTAGAGCATCACGAGCTTCTACTGCTGGATAACCCAACATAGTTTTTCCTGCAGGAACATCACCAACAACACCTGAACCAGCTCCAACAATTGCTCCGTCACCAATAGTGGTATGATCTTTTATAGAAGCGCTTCCGCCAATAATAACACCATTTCCTAGAGTTACAGAACCTGCTAAACCACTATTTCCGGCCATAATACAAAATTTACCTAATTTACTATTATGTCCAATTTGTACTAAATTGTCGATTTTGCAACCGTCACCAAGAACGGTGGAACTAAATTTACCACGGTCAACACAAGTGTTTGCACCAATTTCAACTCCGTTTCCGATAATTACATTTCCGATTTGTGGAATTTTCACCAAACCTTTTTCGCTACAAGGGCGAAATCCAAAACCATCTGCTCCAATTGTTGCATTTGGATGAATAATACAATCGTTACCAATATGACAACGTTCGCGAACTACTGTTCCTGACCAAATGATTGTGTTTTTACCAATAGTACATTCGTCCAGAATTGTTACGTTTGGATAAATAGTAGCAAAAGCACCAATTTCAACTTTTGGACCAATATAACAACCAGCACCAATTCTTGCACCTTCGCCAATAATGGCAGTTTCGTCTACAACTGCTGTTCTGTGAATATCATTGTGGAATACAGGAGTAGGAGGGGCAAAAAGGGCCAAAATTTGAGACATTGCTAAATCGGCATTTTTTACTTTTATAAAAGCGCGATTTTCTCCCGGTTCTATCGAAATATCTTCGTTTACTACTGCAATAGATGCATTTGAAGCAGACCAAAATTTTTCGTATTTTTTGTTTCCTATAAATGAAATTTCTGAAGTTGTAGCTTTTTCTAATTGCTCTGTTGCAGTAATGCTTTGTGAAGTATTGCCGTAAATTACGCCATTTATAACTTCATTGATTTCTTGAATTGAATAGGATTTCATTGAGTAAATTTAATTGACTTAGGGTTAATTTTTGCCAAATAAAATCAATTAGATTCTAATTACCTAATATTTTTTTTGTGTTTGTTAAAAAGTGTTTAAAATAATGCTCCAAATATTACAAATTTAACATTAAATCTATCAATTTATTAATTGTTTTCCAGTTTCTGGTCGTTGCTTTTACTTTCAGTTTACTCTCGATTATGCTATTTGTAAGTTTTGAATTTACTGTTGGATTA
This genomic interval carries:
- a CDS encoding FixH family protein produces the protein MKINWGTGIVIAFALFMTFILYFVFEVQSNSKYDNDLVVEEYYKHDSHFQDEMARIQNAHDLQQKPSITYTESGVKIAFPATFENDKVKGNVLLYRPSNKKFDFDTQIALTNSAVLIPQKKLIKGRWDVNMEWEYKGTKYLSKEVIYVN
- a CDS encoding sulfite exporter TauE/SafE family protein, yielding MLYSAFILGLISSLHCIGMCGPIAMMLPVDRQNEAKRVTQIITYHLGRLTAYATIGLIFGLLGRGFFLAGLQQKMSIFIGVAMIIVVLIPEKVFSKYNFSKPVYKVISKIKSSLGNQFKKKTYKSLFTIGLLNGFLPCGMVYVALFGAIAMQSASFGVLYMILFGLGTMPLMTIVVYVNSLIKLPFRNKIQKAIPYVAVIIGVLFILRGLGLGIPYISPSNMSLFVQGTPNCH
- the hemN gene encoding oxygen-independent coproporphyrinogen III oxidase, producing MKISLTQKYNVPGPRYTSYPTVPYWNEACFTTEKWIESFQKAFTESNSQSGISLYIHLPFCESMCTFCGCNKRITKNHSVEETYIKALLKEWSLYCKLLSEKPIIKEIHLGGGTPTFFSEKNLEHLINGIFSFANKAENYEFSFEGHPNNTTYEQLKKLYDLGFRRVSLGVQDYSEKVQKAIHRIQPFHNVAKVTFWAKQIGYTSIGHDIIFGLPFQTIEDVTDTIEKTNSLKPDRLAFYSYAHVPWIKGNGQRGFNDENLPKDAEKRQLYEVGKQLLSKNGYDEIGMDHFALESDSLHKATQNKKLHRNFMGYSASKTQLMIGLGVSSISDSWYSFAQNTKNLEDYYQLLEWDKLPIVKGHILDNEDLIIRKHILNLTCEFETSWSNESLYFQELPSVLLDLKEIENDQLIVIEEDKIKIKEAGKPFVRNICMAFDLHLKRKSPETNLFSMTV
- a CDS encoding DoxX family protein — protein: MENVKSLNKWANAHTYLPVDLVRIVLGVFLFMKGVSFVTNVQYLHDLISPIDRFGGGMFLLHYIAPAHMIGGIMIVFGLLTRWAIAAQLPILFGAILVNFMGHMHSENLILAIVVLLICVFFLFYGSGKRSADYYFKMQQ
- a CDS encoding carboxyl transferase domain-containing protein, which encodes MDLNFNKNEDHNKLLLSELKQKFAKVKLGGGEKRIEKLHAEGKMTARERIEYLLDENSKSIEIGGFVGEGMYAEHGGCPSGGVVIKIGYIKGKQCIVVANDATVKAGAWFPITGKKNLRAQEIAMENRLPIIYLVDSAGVYLPLQDEIFPDKEHFGRIFRNNAQMSSMGITQIAAVMGSCVAGGAYLPIMSDEALIVDKTGSIFLAGSYLVKAAIGETIDNETLGGATTHCEISGVTDYKAKDDKDALDKIKNIVDKIGDFDKAGYSRIKAEKPTLEPKDIYGILPKARNEQYDMMEIINRLVDNSEFEAYKDGYGQTIITGYARIDGWAVGIVANQRKVVKTKKGEMQFGGVIYSDSADKATRFIANCNQKKIPLVFLQDVTGFMVGSKSEQGGIIKDGAKMVNAVSNSVVPKFTVIVGNSYGAGNYAMCGKAYDPRLIFAWPSAELAVMGGTQAAKVLAQIEASSLKAKGEIVDEAKETELFNKIKARYDEQTSPYYAASRLWTDAIIDPLDTRTWISMGIEAANHAPIQKPFNLGVIQV
- a CDS encoding TetR/AcrR family transcriptional regulator, translating into MSKAANTRLTILQKAFELIYSKGYQTTSIDEIIATTQVTKGAFYYHFKTKDEMGVAIIEEILKPTMLGSFIKPIENSENPIEDFYNMIFYLLLEDPLLEVKYGCPVGNLTQEMTPWNNQFSLALSELVNQWMMTIEKAIVRAQTLGLVRKEVNGEQVAFFIMSGYWGIRNFGKLQDSNSCYIVYLKEFRNYLNSLK
- a CDS encoding DUF3817 domain-containing protein, with translation MKNLLQTNTGRLRIIGFLEGTSLLILLFIAVPLKYIFGMPFLTRPVGTVHGALFLLFIFNALSVGVEQNWRFATTTWKVLLACIIPFGTFYIDHKILSKIKVKSEN
- the lpxD gene encoding UDP-3-O-(3-hydroxymyristoyl)glucosamine N-acyltransferase gives rise to the protein MKSYSIQEINEVINGVIYGNTSQSITATEQLEKATTSEISFIGNKKYEKFWSASNASIAVVNEDISIEPGENRAFIKVKNADLAMSQILALFAPPTPVFHNDIHRTAVVDETAIIGEGARIGAGCYIGPKVEIGAFATIYPNVTILDECTIGKNTIIWSGTVVRERCHIGNDCIIHPNATIGADGFGFRPCSEKGLVKIPQIGNVIIGNGVEIGANTCVDRGKFSSTVLGDGCKIDNLVQIGHNSKLGKFCIMAGNSGLAGSVTLGNGVIIGGSASIKDHTTIGDGAIVGAGSGVVGDVPAGKTMLGYPAVEARDALKQWAILKRMVCDSKK